A genomic segment from Conger conger chromosome 2, fConCon1.1, whole genome shotgun sequence encodes:
- the slc35f3a gene encoding putative thiamine transporter SLC35F3a — protein MSIMYGGAKRAIWDPVGRPRRDCMCYLAPPTSFTPNGMRKSPEVSPRRLSDISPQLRQLKYLVVDEAIKEELKSSRSVEDINSASIEERILRITGYYGYQPWSVPFKGENLVRENTTVIADGHPAGAGAAAESRGGGQTLRCCLHVTVAHLRKTLWGVAMVTCVCSTWTGSTQLAKVTFRQFDAPFTLTWFATTWNILVFPLYYMVHVCRSSERLTPWQSFRQCSRLFGDNGMTVRTVVVKTAPFGLLWTMTLYLYLQALRKLSTTDASALFCCNKAFVFLLSWILLRDRFMGVRIVAAILAIAGIVMMTYADGFHSRSVIAISFVVASASTSAMYKVLFKMVLGSAKFGEAALVLTVIGGANLILVSPVPLVLYFTGVEHFSSPSDIPWGCLCGVAGLLLAFNLLVNFGVAITYPTLISLGVILSVPVNALVDLHTCEIQFNTVRLIAIALICLGFLLLLLPEDWDRALLHVASRLRKQDQPAEGGTESRRTPSSMPTFGHQP, from the exons ATGAGTATCATGTACGGAGGTGCAAAGAGGGCGATTTGGGACCCAGTTGGACGCCCCCGGAGGGACTGCATGTGTTACCTGGCACCGCCGACCTCTTTTACTCCCAA TGGCATGCGGAAGTCACCGGAAGTTAGTCCGCGGCGGCTGTCCGACATCAGCCCCCAGCTTCGGCAGCTTAAGTACCTGGTTGTGGATGAAGCCATCAAGGAGGAGCTTAAGTCATCCCGCTCAGTCGAGGACATAAACAGCGCTTCTATCGAGGAGAGAATCTTGAGAATAACAGGCTACTATGGATACCAGCCATGGAGTGTGCCATTCAAAG gaGAGAACCTGGTGCGAGAGAATACCACGGTGATAGCAGATGGTCATCCggctggggctggggcagcGGCTGAATCCAGAGGAGGCGGACAGACGCTACGCTGCTGTCTGCACGTGACGGTCGCTCACCTGCGCAAGACCCTGTGGGGCGTCGCCATGGTGACTTGCGTGTGCTCCACCTGGACGGGCTCCACCCAGCTGGCCAAGGTCACCTTCAGGCAGTTTGACGCCCCCTTCACCCTGACCTGGTTTGCTACTACCTGGAACATCCTGGTCTTCCCCCTCTACTACATGGTCCACGTATGCAGGAGCTCTGAAAGACTCACTCCCTGGCAGAGCTTCAG GCAGTGCAGCAGGCTCTTTGGAGACAACGGCATGACGGTGAGGACGGTTGTGGTGAAGACTGCTCCTTTCGGTCTGCTGTGGACGATGACCCTCTACCTGTACCTGCAGGCTTTGCGTAAGCTCAGCACAACAGACGCCTCCGCCCTCTTCTGCTGCAACAAGGCTTTCGTCTTCCTGCTGTCTTGGATCCTGCTCCGCGACCGCTTCATGGGTGTCAGG AttgtggcggccatcttggcaATCGCAGGCATCGTGATGATGACATACGCGGATGGGTTCCACAGCCGATCCGTAATCGCCATCTCGTTCGTGGTGGCGTCAGCGTCTACGTCAGCCATGTACAag GTTTTGTTTAAGATGGTCCTGGGCAGTGCCAAATTTGGAGAGGCAGCACTGGTCCTCACTGTCATCGGTGGTGCCAACTTGATCTTGGTCAGCCCAGTCCCGCTGGTCCTCTACTTCACAGGCGTGGAGCACTTCAGTTCCCCCAGTGACATCCCGTGGGGGTGCCTCTGTGGCGTGGCAGGTCTTCTATTGG CATTCAACCTGCTGGTGAATTTTGGCGTTGCAATAACGTACCCGACCTTAATCTCACTTGGTGTCATCCTAAGTGTTCCTGTCAATGCCT TGGTGGACCTGCACACCTGTGAGATCCAGTTCAACACAGTACGCCTTATTGCCATCGCACTCATATGCCTGGggttcctgctgctgctgctgccagaggACTGGGACCGGGCTTTGCTCCATGTGGCCTCCAGGCTGCGCAAGCAAGATCAGCCAGCAGAGGGTGGTACCGAGAGCCGAAGAACCCCAAGCTCCATGCCCACTTTCGGACACCAGCCCTGA